CACCCTTAGACCATAAGGGTGTGTGAGCCCTGCAACTtggaaattttttttgtaatttcgcgaaaaattctgagaggtcccgattaagtcctgactcaattctaatgctcgtattgggcctcgagggcccgattaagggatgttatgaatggtctcggtaaatgaataataatttatataaattatttgtaaatgtttcTGAATGTCTGGTAATACTCCAAAACCCTCTTTCGGTGAAGGATACGAGTTCGCTCACCCCTAATACTAATATTCTAGAAATTCTGAAATGAGACCCTATTAGCTTAGTTAAATGGTTTTGatacgattgacatgccaataggagACTTCTGTTTTAGTCATACAGTACTTTTGTTATTAGTAATTCAGTACTTCTATTATTAGCACTTTGGTGTGATTTTTATCTGGTCTATGGACACCCACACTTCAATGTTTTTGTTATTATGGGCTGCATTAAAACCATTTTTGTCATATAAATGATTTCTTGAACTTGACAATGTTAGAGTATGGCCAAAGACCAATCGTGAGGTGACTGTAatcacatactcattttaccttgtttattaatttaaggcattgccattattattttagtttctttttctgtgcatataaataaattgaattgtaataaagtcctaagaaaatatgattattcttaaaaggtccttagtcaagtattattgtgctcttggacaacaataatgcattgggactaatgtgtagttgattgacgacaaagagttgtcattgacataggaatgccaaaatcaatacatgagtgagtaagtgttagagaacaacatattggactgacccgctatgagtatgtttcttggattattatgtaatagttacAGTATTACTcttagtgataactatgtatatcaTCCTTAGACTtaagatcatcattgtcccaacatcttgagtcgtatattttgatacagtcaaaacATCTAGAGTGAcaagttgtactataaagaccgatgttggatataccacagtCCATGTAGTGGCATATGGTTGATCGagataggatttatccctcctacataatcggagcaatatcttaggcctcttgatggagtgaaactagaaatgcatgaccatgctcgaataagttgatatgagatatcacacttatttgtttattgtagtctgcttagaaaatcaagaaacatgagattaGATTATACAAGTGTATGACTATTCCATGACtcgtgtccaatctagatattaaggataaaaggatataatacatgaaaagattatcacATAAAAGTTATGTCGAATCACGGCTTCTTTTAACTTGGTCGACAATGATGTATTGCTAGATGCTactcattgcttgtaatattagaatcattctagtattactaccaatgttacaagagcatatagggtcacaccctatagtcgAAACGAATAGAATCCAAAtacatttaatattatatttagttgtcatatgaattaaattaattattatattaatttaatttgataattaaatattGTGCACTGATTATTGAATGTGATAGTTTGGAGTGAGAAAATACAATTTCAcactttttctaattcattcttATTTACCCAAGTAaaaagtgaaataaaagaaacctCCATTCAAGCAAAGTTGGTTTACAAGATACCAGCTACTGCCTAGCCAATTTTTAGACCATTGTTTCAACCAAAAATTACATAGCAAGTTTTTCAAGGTACACTCAGCTATTTAATGAGTTATTTCTGTTTTTTAACCATATTCATGTAAGTAATAATCTGTTTCAATCGTATTTAAGCATAGTTGTTTGgttgtttataattattttggttcTTTTTTCTTGTTGTATATCTCGAAAATTAGTgatatatgttttctttttcatttcattcaagtTGATATTTAATAGTTCTGTTTTGAGGATTTGTTGCGTATTGCTGTCATCTTTTCTTTAATTGTACATCTGTTATTCTTGTGTTATTTTATTGTTCTGTAGCTGACATCTATTTGCTGCATATATTAATGATGATGATAACGATGATTGCAAaaccaaagaagaaaaagaattaatTGTTACCTAGAGACAAACCCAATTCAAGCAAAAATAAGGATAAACCATAAATCACGActtccatttatatatatataaatatcctTGGAGCTATTGTTATTCATATTCTTGTTATTTGGATCATATAGCTTATTTTACatggtttttcttttcttgtttgatGAGTCAATAAATCAACTTGGGAATTGAAAATTTAATCAGGTTTGAGAGACTGAAGAAACGGCTTCAACGGGGTAGAGGTGAATACAATCACGCCATGGGTTGTTCTTGTTTGAGTCCCCAGCTATTGGTCTCACACACTCCCAAACACAGCTGCAACACTTAGGTACAGTACCCATCCCAAGCATCAACACCTTGTCACCTTTCTTTACACGTTCCTTGGCCTCCATGTAAGCCAACTCGTACCACATTGAAGAAGACGACTGGTTCCCGAATCTATGCAGTGTCATTAAAGAAGCTTCAACATCTCTCCCATCAAGCTTTAACCCTTTGGCTATCTCTCCTATTAGTGCCCTTCCAGAGGTTGGCAGACAGAAATGCTGTATCGCTGTCTTAAAGCCTGGCATGTATATTTCCCCTTGTTTATCTTTGAATTTCTTTCGAATTACTGAGACGATATGCTTGAGCTTTTCCGTTAAAGGTAAGATTTTCAAACCAAGAATCGTCATGTGTGACCTCAGAATTTCTCCTGCTGCTGGCAGTAAACCTTTGTTTATGGTAACCCCAAGTTTTCCATCATCGTCTTCTTCACGGATAGCCATCAAATAAGCCTTGTCATCAAAGGCTGTTTGGTTTCTCAGTGTCCGTATGAGCCTGTATTTAGATGTTTTACTTGCTTCTTTTCTGTTGGTGAGCAACAGAGCTGCACTGCCCATCCTGAAGAGACAGTTAATGAGCAACTTAGACCTCTCATGACCTGAATACCAACCGGCAGACAAGATTTCGGTGCTAATAACAATGGCGTAGCAATTGTTATTAGTTTTGAGAAGATTTTGAGCCAAGTCAATGCCAATAGCTCCTGCACTGCACCCCATACCAGAAAGGTTAAAGCTCTTCACATCACTTCTCATGGAGTATTTGTTGACGATGATGGAAGACAAAGAAGGTGAGGGGCAAAAGGCACTACAGTGAACAACAAGTATATCAATATCTCGAGGAGAGAGTTTGGCTTTGGTTAAAAGATCATCCATTAGTGGGAGCAGAATCATTTCGGCTTCTTTAATGTATTCCCGTTGATGGGTTTTGGGAGGGGAGCTAAGTAAGGCTGGAGGAAGATAAGTTTGTTCGCTTAAACCCGAAGAAGCTACTATTTTGGCCATGAATTCTACACTTTGACTGTCAAAAGATATAATGGAGGAAGCATGTTGTATGAAGCGAGAGAGAGGGAGTTGGCAAGTGCTTGGTGGTTTGAAACAAGAGAAGTCTACAAGGTACACTGAAGGGGGCTTGAAGGCCAAGGCTCCAACTCTTAGCATATAAACAAGAAAGAAACAAGACAGTAAGAGGAGGTGGAAAATGGGGTTCCAATTCCATTGTTGGAACATAAACAAACGTTGAAGGGAGAGTAATACAAGTAGAAGTTGAAGAGGGGTTGAAGTTGAATGCAGGTTTTTGGAGAGCATCGCCATTGTTGAGAGGAAAATGGCGATGATGTTGGACAATGAATTGTGCTGCTTAAGCTTAGGTAGAGAGAGAGGATCCATTCTCAAGATTAGCTAGGATGGGAATCCTCAAGtgttttttgggttttgtttCAGCTCTGGATGCCAAGGCATTAAATACAAGTGTAAATGAAGTGACCACCAGAATGTTCCTTGGATTATCTGTTTTCAACCTAAATTTTTTCTCTCGGCAAAAagaaaaaccataaaattttggATAAACATGAAAAAGTATATTATCAaagttatttataaaataaaaaattgaattaaatctgaatactttatttttatattaaataaattaattttgtatGTTAAAACTTTTTATAGGGATTTGATTCGTCCAATGCAACACTAGGAtctgtattattatattttaaaatgagaTTATAATGTTTAGATTATTAAATATTCAGATCATCTTGTAATATCACATTATGAAATAAAGTTAAGATATTGTAATTAGGGTGTAATCTCATTACAACTAATTTTTTAGGTTATATTATATTGCATGCGTAATCTTAAATTTTAGACTAATTTATCttttgcttttattattttaatcaatttagatttttttgtaataaagtttaagattaattaaaaaaaatcttaatagtGAACCAATAGATGTCAT
This window of the Gossypium hirsutum isolate 1008001.06 chromosome A09, Gossypium_hirsutum_v2.1, whole genome shotgun sequence genome carries:
- the LOC107933940 gene encoding 3-ketoacyl-CoA synthase 6 produces the protein MDPLSLPKLKQHNSLSNIIAIFLSTMAMLSKNLHSTSTPLQLLLVLLSLQRLFMFQQWNWNPIFHLLLLSCFFLVYMLRVGALAFKPPSVYLVDFSCFKPPSTCQLPLSRFIQHASSIISFDSQSVEFMAKIVASSGLSEQTYLPPALLSSPPKTHQREYIKEAEMILLPLMDDLLTKAKLSPRDIDILVVHCSAFCPSPSLSSIIVNKYSMRSDVKSFNLSGMGCSAGAIGIDLAQNLLKTNNNCYAIVISTEILSAGWYSGHERSKLLINCLFRMGSAALLLTNRKEASKTSKYRLIRTLRNQTAFDDKAYLMAIREEDDDGKLGVTINKGLLPAAGEILRSHMTILGLKILPLTEKLKHIVSVIRKKFKDKQGEIYMPGFKTAIQHFCLPTSGRALIGEIAKGLKLDGRDVEASLMTLHRFGNQSSSSMWYELAYMEAKERVKKGDKVLMLGMGTVPKCCSCVWECVRPIAGDSNKNNPWRDCIHLYPVEAVSSVSQT